The proteins below come from a single Candidatus Korarchaeota archaeon NZ13-K genomic window:
- a CDS encoding YkgJ family cysteine cluster protein, with amino-acid sequence MYLPWSSIGSFRCLACGTCCSHFMVPLRASEALSIAKIFGWDRLEVRKGRLFIRKHGRACPFLVRRGSLRVCHLQEFGIKPRACKVWPFHIFRTPEYGKREEASLSTRYGTFYVYVDPRCPGISLGRPTDTLLDAVVEALEIWLGVRTEQYLTTSPLGFLGRNGHEWTIPSLVRLAESEPHVFRIHGMMK; translated from the coding sequence ATGTACCTTCCCTGGAGCTCGATAGGATCCTTCCGGTGCCTCGCCTGCGGCACCTGCTGTTCCCACTTCATGGTACCTCTCAGGGCCAGCGAGGCGCTGAGCATAGCGAAGATATTCGGATGGGACCGCTTAGAGGTCAGGAAAGGGAGGTTGTTCATAAGGAAGCACGGGAGAGCGTGTCCCTTCTTGGTGAGGAGAGGATCACTCCGCGTCTGCCATCTGCAGGAGTTTGGGATCAAGCCGAGGGCTTGCAAGGTATGGCCGTTTCACATATTCAGGACTCCCGAGTATGGGAAGAGGGAGGAGGCATCTCTCTCAACGAGATACGGCACCTTCTACGTATACGTGGATCCGAGATGTCCTGGAATCAGCCTAGGAAGGCCTACTGACACGTTACTTGACGCTGTGGTGGAGGCCCTGGAGATATGGCTGGGTGTGAGGACCGAGCAATACCTGACGACCAGTCCCCTAGGGTTTCTCGGGAGGAATGGTCATGAGTGGACTATTCCCTCCCTCGTGAGGCTCGCGGAGAGTGAACCTCACGTTTTCAGGATTCATGGGATGATGAAATAA